In the genome of Pseudopipra pipra isolate bDixPip1 chromosome 4, bDixPip1.hap1, whole genome shotgun sequence, one region contains:
- the FOXI3 gene encoding forkhead box protein I3 → MSAGELQQAQPRASAPAAAPAPPQPRSAQEAPDMAVYCSENFSVYPQPSLHPPGAAAAAAAAAAAAAAAAASSGQRAGGYALGDYGAPANAGYLWGMNSPAPYLQGPPGAAAAAAPFLPPASYGCSRGGQLVGSPPAPGSPSTGGAELSWLSLASQEELLKLVRPPYSYSALIAMAIQSAPERKLTLSHIYQYVAENFPFYKRSKAGWQNSIRHNLSLNDCFRKVPRDEDDPGKGNYWTLDPNCEKMFDNGNFRRKRKRRSEPNAPATASAASSLGGLKAEEERPIPATGKPCGNSPPPELDPSPSARDHPKSSSPSGIISSTPSCLSTFFSGMSSLSSGGSRLTGSLSSDLHHRNFSAGQLSSGTFTPSSSSSQEVPSPDQLQRVAGPSPAYYSSFHPSSSSQGAQYNHYYNFTVNSLIYTRDGTEV, encoded by the exons ATGAGCGCCGGTGAGTTGCAGCAGGCGCAGCCCAGAGCCTCGGCGCCGGCggccgcccccgcgcccccaCAGCCCCGCAGCGCGCAGGAAGCCCCCGACATGGCGGTGTACTGCAGCGAGAACTTCAGCGTctacccccagcccagcctgcacccgcccggcgccgccgctgccgccgccgcggccgccgccgccgctgccgccgccgccgcctcgtCGGGGCAGCGGGCGGGCGGGTACGCGCTGGGGGACTACGGGGCGCCCGCCAACGCCGGGTACCTGTGGGGCATGAACAGCCCCGCGCCTTACCTGCAGggcccgcccggcgccgccgccgccgccgcaccCTTCCTGCCGCCAGCCTCGTACGGCTGCTCCCGGGGCGGGCAGCTCGTGGGCTCGCCCCCGGCCCCCGGGTCGCCTTCGACGGGCGGCGCGGAGCTGAGCTGGCTGAGCCTGgccagccaggaggagctgctgaagcTGGTGCGGCCGCCCTACTCGTACTCGGCGCTGATCGCCATGGCCATCCAGAGCGCGCCCGAGAGGAAGCTCACCCTCAGCCACATCTACCAGTACGTGGCCGAGAACTTCCCCTTCTACAAGCGCAGCAAGGCCGGGTGGCAGAACAGCATCCGCCACAACCTCAGCCTCAACGACTGCTTCCGAAAGGTGCCCCGCGACGAGGACGACCCCG GGAAGGGAAACTACTGGACCTTAGATCCCAACTGTGAGAAGATGTTTGACAATGGGAACTTCCGTCGCAAGCGCAAGCGGCGCTCTGAGCCCAACGCCCCCGCCACCGCATCCGCGGCCTCCTCTCTGGGGGGCCTGAAGGCCGAGGAAGAGCGACCCATCCCAGCCACGGGCAAACCATGTGGAAACAGCCCACCCCCGGAGCTGGACCCCTCACCTTCTGCCAGGGACCATCCAAAAAGCTCCTCTCCCTCCGGTATCATTTCATCCAcccccagctgcctcagcaccTTCTTCAGCGGCATGAGCTCCCTGAGCAGCGGGGGCAGCCGGCTGACAGGGAGTCTCAGCAGTGACCTGCATCACAGGAACTTCTCTGCTGGACAGCTGAGCAGTGGCACTTTCACCCCTTCCAGTAGCTCTTCTCAGGAGGTGCCTTCACCAGACCAGTTGCAGCGGGTTGCGGGACCTTCCCCCGCCTACTACAGCTCCTtccatcccagcagcagcagccagggagcCCAGTACAACCACTACTACAACTTCACGGTGAACAGCCTCATCTACACCCGGGATGGAACCGAGGTGTAG